A region of Mesoplodon densirostris isolate mMesDen1 chromosome 11, mMesDen1 primary haplotype, whole genome shotgun sequence DNA encodes the following proteins:
- the ASB8 gene encoding ankyrin repeat and SOCS box protein 8 isoform X1 translates to MSSSMWYIMQSIQSKYSLSERLIRTIAAIRSFPHDNVEDLIRGGADVNCTHGTLKPLHCACMVSDADCVELLLEKGAEVNALDGYNRTALHYAAEKDEACVEVLLEYGANPNALDGNRDTPLHWAAFKNNAECVRALLESGASVNALDYNNDTPLSWAAMKGNLESVSILLDYGAEVRVINLKGQTPISRLVALLVRGLGTEKEDSCFELLHRAVGHFELRKNGTMPREVAKDQQLCEKLTVLCSAPGTLKTLSRYAVRRSLGLQYLPDAVKGLPLPASLKEYLLLVE, encoded by the exons ATGAGTTCCAGTATGTGGTATATTATGCAGAGCATTCAGAGCAAATACTCTCTCTCAGAGCGCTTAATCCGAACAATCGCTGCCATTCGTTCCTTCCCACATGACAATGTAGAGGACCTCATCAGAGGG GGAGCAGATGTGAACTGTACCCACGGCACGCTGAAGCCCCTGCACTGTGCATGCATGGTGTCCGATGCTGACTGTGTGGAATTACTGCTGGAGAAGGGAGCTGAG GTGAATGCCCTGGATGGTTATAACCGAACAGCCCTCCACTATGCAGCCGAGAAAGATGAGGCTTGTGTGGAGGTCCTGTTGGAATATGGTGCAAACCCCAACGCACTGGACGGCAACCGAGACACCCCACTTCATTGGGCAGCCTTTAAGAACAATGCCGAGTGTGTGCGGGCCCTCCTAGAGAGCGGGGCCTCTGTCAACGCCCTGGATTACAACAATGACACCCCGCTCAGCTGGGCTGCCATGAAGGGAAATCTTGAGAGCGTCAGCATCCTTCTTGATTATGGTGCAGAGGTCAGAGTCATCAACCTAAAAGGCCAGACGCCCATCTCCCGCCTGGTGGCTCTGCTAGTCAGGGGACTTGGAACAGAGAAAGAGGACTCTTGCTTCGAGCTCCTCCACAGAGCTGTGGGACACTTTGAATTAAGGAAAAATGGCACCATGCCACGAGAAGTGGCCAAAGACCAGCAGCTATGTGAAAAACTGACTGTTCTGTGCTCAGCCCCAGGGACCCTCAAAACCCTCTCTCGCTATGCTGTGCGCCGGAGCCTGGGACTCCAGTATCTGCCAGATGCGGTGAAGGGCCTTCCACTGCCAGCTTCTCTGAAGGAATACCTGTTACTCGTAGAATAG
- the ASB8 gene encoding ankyrin repeat and SOCS box protein 8 isoform X2, giving the protein MGADVNCTHGTLKPLHCACMVSDADCVELLLEKGAEVNALDGYNRTALHYAAEKDEACVEVLLEYGANPNALDGNRDTPLHWAAFKNNAECVRALLESGASVNALDYNNDTPLSWAAMKGNLESVSILLDYGAEVRVINLKGQTPISRLVALLVRGLGTEKEDSCFELLHRAVGHFELRKNGTMPREVAKDQQLCEKLTVLCSAPGTLKTLSRYAVRRSLGLQYLPDAVKGLPLPASLKEYLLLVE; this is encoded by the exons ATG GGAGCAGATGTGAACTGTACCCACGGCACGCTGAAGCCCCTGCACTGTGCATGCATGGTGTCCGATGCTGACTGTGTGGAATTACTGCTGGAGAAGGGAGCTGAG GTGAATGCCCTGGATGGTTATAACCGAACAGCCCTCCACTATGCAGCCGAGAAAGATGAGGCTTGTGTGGAGGTCCTGTTGGAATATGGTGCAAACCCCAACGCACTGGACGGCAACCGAGACACCCCACTTCATTGGGCAGCCTTTAAGAACAATGCCGAGTGTGTGCGGGCCCTCCTAGAGAGCGGGGCCTCTGTCAACGCCCTGGATTACAACAATGACACCCCGCTCAGCTGGGCTGCCATGAAGGGAAATCTTGAGAGCGTCAGCATCCTTCTTGATTATGGTGCAGAGGTCAGAGTCATCAACCTAAAAGGCCAGACGCCCATCTCCCGCCTGGTGGCTCTGCTAGTCAGGGGACTTGGAACAGAGAAAGAGGACTCTTGCTTCGAGCTCCTCCACAGAGCTGTGGGACACTTTGAATTAAGGAAAAATGGCACCATGCCACGAGAAGTGGCCAAAGACCAGCAGCTATGTGAAAAACTGACTGTTCTGTGCTCAGCCCCAGGGACCCTCAAAACCCTCTCTCGCTATGCTGTGCGCCGGAGCCTGGGACTCCAGTATCTGCCAGATGCGGTGAAGGGCCTTCCACTGCCAGCTTCTCTGAAGGAATACCTGTTACTCGTAGAATAG
- the ASB8 gene encoding ankyrin repeat and SOCS box protein 8 isoform X3 produces MVSDADCVELLLEKGAEVNALDGYNRTALHYAAEKDEACVEVLLEYGANPNALDGNRDTPLHWAAFKNNAECVRALLESGASVNALDYNNDTPLSWAAMKGNLESVSILLDYGAEVRVINLKGQTPISRLVALLVRGLGTEKEDSCFELLHRAVGHFELRKNGTMPREVAKDQQLCEKLTVLCSAPGTLKTLSRYAVRRSLGLQYLPDAVKGLPLPASLKEYLLLVE; encoded by the exons ATGGTGTCCGATGCTGACTGTGTGGAATTACTGCTGGAGAAGGGAGCTGAG GTGAATGCCCTGGATGGTTATAACCGAACAGCCCTCCACTATGCAGCCGAGAAAGATGAGGCTTGTGTGGAGGTCCTGTTGGAATATGGTGCAAACCCCAACGCACTGGACGGCAACCGAGACACCCCACTTCATTGGGCAGCCTTTAAGAACAATGCCGAGTGTGTGCGGGCCCTCCTAGAGAGCGGGGCCTCTGTCAACGCCCTGGATTACAACAATGACACCCCGCTCAGCTGGGCTGCCATGAAGGGAAATCTTGAGAGCGTCAGCATCCTTCTTGATTATGGTGCAGAGGTCAGAGTCATCAACCTAAAAGGCCAGACGCCCATCTCCCGCCTGGTGGCTCTGCTAGTCAGGGGACTTGGAACAGAGAAAGAGGACTCTTGCTTCGAGCTCCTCCACAGAGCTGTGGGACACTTTGAATTAAGGAAAAATGGCACCATGCCACGAGAAGTGGCCAAAGACCAGCAGCTATGTGAAAAACTGACTGTTCTGTGCTCAGCCCCAGGGACCCTCAAAACCCTCTCTCGCTATGCTGTGCGCCGGAGCCTGGGACTCCAGTATCTGCCAGATGCGGTGAAGGGCCTTCCACTGCCAGCTTCTCTGAAGGAATACCTGTTACTCGTAGAATAG
- the PFKM gene encoding ATP-dependent 6-phosphofructokinase, muscle type isoform X2 codes for MTHEDHHAAKTLGVGKAIAVLTSGGDAQGMNAAVRAVVRVGIYTGARVFFVHEGYQGLVDGGDNIREATWESVSMMLQLGGTVIGSARCKDFREREGRLRAAHNLVKRGITNLCVIGGDGSLTGADTFRSEWSDLLSDLQKSGKITVEEAAKSRFLNIVGLVGSIDNDFCGTDMTIGTDSALHRITEIVDAITTTAQSHQRTFVLEVMGRHCGYLALVTSLSCGADWVFIPECPPDDGWEEHLCRRLSETRNRGSRLNIIIVAEGAIDRNGKPISSEYIKNLVVKRLGYDTRVTVLGHVQRGGTPSAFDRILGSRMGVEAVMALLEGTPDTPACVVSLSGNQAVRLPLMECVQVTKDVTKAMDERRFDEALKLRGRSFMNNWEVYKLLAHVRAPVSKSGCYTVAVMNVGAPAAGMNAAVRSTVRIGLIQGNRVLVVHDGFEGLAKGQIEEAGWSYVGGWTGQGGSKLGTKRTLPKKSFEQISANITKFNIQGLVIIGGFEAYTGGLELMEGRKHYDELCIPFVVIPATVSNNVPGSDFSVGTDTALNTICMTCDRIKQSAAGTKRRVFIIETMGGYCGYLATMAGLAAGADAAYIFEEPFTIRDLQVNVEHLVQKMKTTVKRGLVLRNEKCNENYTTDFIFNLYSEEGKGIFDSRKNVLGHMQQGGSPTPFDRNFATKMGAKAMNWMSGKIKESYRNGRIFANTPDSGCVLGMRKRALVFQAVTELKEQTDFEHRIPKEQWWLKLRPLLKILAKYEIDLDTSEHAHFEHISRKRSGEATA; via the exons ATGACCCATGAAGATCACCATGCAGCCAAAACCCTGGGGGTTGGCAAAGCCATCGCCGTGTTAACCTCCGGTGGCGATGCCCAAG GTATGAATGCTGCTGTCAGGGCTGTGGTTCGAGTTGGCATCTATACTGGTGCCCGTGTCTTCTTTGTCCATGAG GGTTATCAAGGCCTGGTGGATGGTGGAGATAACATCAGGGAAGCCACCTGGGAGAGTGTTTCGATGATGCTTCAGCTG GGAGGCACGGTGATTGGAAGCGCCCGGTGCAAGGACTTTCGGGAACGAGAGGGCCGGCTCCGAGCTGCCCACAACCTGGTGAAGCGCGGGATCACCAACCTGTGCGTCATTGGGGGTGATGGCAGCCTCACCGGGGCCGACACCTTCCGCTCTGAGTGGAGTGACTTGTTGAGCGACCTCCAGAAATCAG GTAAGATCACAGTGGAGGAGGCTGCCAAGTCCAGGTTCCTGAACATTGTGGGTCTGGTTGGCTCAATTGACAACGACTTTTGCGGCACTGACATGACCATCGGCACTGACTCTGCCCTGCACCGGATCACAGAGATTGTAGATGCCATCACCACTACCGCTCAGAG CCACCAGAGGACGTTTGTGTTAGAAGTGATGGGCCGGCACTGTGG ATACCTGGCCCTTGTCACCTCTCTGTCCTGTGGGGCCgactgggtctttattcctgagTGTCCGCCAGATGATGGCTGGGAGGAGCACCTGTGTCGCCGGCTCAGCGAG ACAAGGAACCGTGGTTCTCGTCTCAACATCATCATTGTGGCTGAGGGTGCGATTGACAGGAACGGGAAACCAATCAGCTCAGAATACATCAAAAAT CTGGTGGTCAAGCGTCTGGGGTATGATACCCGGGTCACCGTCTTGGGGCATGTGCAGCGGGGTGGGACACCGTCGGCCTTTGACAGAATCCTG GGCAGCAGGATGGGTGTGGAAGCAGTGATGGCACTTTTGGAGGGGACCCCGGACACCCCAGCCTGTGTGGTGAGCCTCTCTGGTAACCAGGCTGTGCGCCTGCCCCTCATGGAGTGTGTCCAGGTG ACCAAAGACGTGACCAAGGCCATGGATGAGAGGAGATTTGATGAAGCCTTGAAGCTGAGAGGCCG GAGCTTCATGAACAACTGGGAGGTATACAAGCTTCTGGCTCATGTCAGAGCCCCAGTATCTAAG agtggctgttacACAGTGGCCGTGATGAACGTGGGGGCCCCGGCCGCAGGCATGAATGCCGCTGTCCGCTCCACCGTGAGAATCGGTCTCATCCAGGGCAACCGAGTGCTGGTTGTACACGACGGCTTCGAGGGCCTGGCCAAGGGTCAG ATCGAGGAGGCTGGCTGGAGCTATGTTGGGGGCTGGACTGGCCAAGGTGGTTCCAAACTTGGAACTAAAAG AACTCTACCCAAGAAGAGCTTCGAACAGATCAGTGCCAACATCACCAAGTTCAACATTCAGGGCCTTGTCATCATCGGGGGCTTTGAG GCTTACACGGGGGGCCTAGAGCTGATGGAGGGCAGGAAGCACTATGACGAGCTCTGCATCCCGTTTGTGGTCATCCCTGCCACGGTCTCCAACAACGTGCCCGGCTCGGACTTCAGTGTGGGGACCGACACGGCTCTCAACACCATCTGCATG ACCTGTGACCGCATCAAGCAGTCAGCGGCAGGCACCAAGCGCCGGGTGTTTATCATTGAAACTATGGGTGGCTATTGCGGCTACCTGGCCACCATGGCGGGCCTGGCAGCCGGGGCCGATGCTGCCTATATCTTTGAGGAGCCCTTCACCATTCGAGACCTGCAG GTGAATGTGGAACATCTGGTACAAAAGATGAAAACAACTGTGAAGAGGGGACTGGTGTTAAG GAATGAGAAGTGCAATGAGAACTATACCACTGACTTCATCTTCAACTTGTACTCTGAGGAGGGCAAGGGCATCTTCGACAGCAGGAAGAATGTGCTTGGCCACATGCAGCAG GGTGGGAGCCCAACTCCATTTGACAGGAATTTTGCCACTAAGATGGGTGCAAAGGCTATGAACTGGATGTCTGGGAAAATCAAAGAGAGTTACCGTAATG GGCGGATCTTTGCCAATACCCCAGACTCAGGCTGTGTTCTGGGGATGCGTAAGAGGGCCCTGGTCTTTCAAGCCGTGACTGAGCTGAAGGAACAGACGGATTTTGA GCACCGCATCCCCAAGGAACAGTGGTGGCTGAAGCTGAGGCCCCTCCTCAAAATCCTAGCCAAGTATGAGATTGACTTGGATACCTCAGAGCACGCCCACTTTGAGCACATCAGTCGGAAGCGGTCCGGAGAAGCTACCGCCTAA
- the PFKM gene encoding ATP-dependent 6-phosphofructokinase, muscle type isoform X3 → MHKEELHLKFFMCVIQSRLLVRTPQRTAGEASTCSMLIQKPPPETDTLKSLDTMDDPDTVEGIPIFKNEWIMTHEDHHAAKTLGVGKAIAVLTSGGDAQGMNAAVRAVVRVGIYTGARVFFVHEGYQGLVDGGDNIREATWESVSMMLQLGGTVIGSARCKDFREREGRLRAAHNLVKRGITNLCVIGGDGSLTGADTFRSEWSDLLSDLQKSGKITVEEAAKSRFLNIVGLVGSIDNDFCGTDMTIGTDSALHRITEIVDAITTTAQSHQRTFVLEVMGRHCGYLALVTSLSCGADWVFIPECPPDDGWEEHLCRRLSETRNRGSRLNIIIVAEGAIDRNGKPISSEYIKNLVVKRLGYDTRVTVLGHVQRGGTPSAFDRILGSRMGVEAVMALLEGTPDTPACVVSLSGNQAVRLPLMECVQVTKDVTKAMDERRFDEALKLRGRSFMNNWEVYKLLAHVRAPVSKSGCYTVAVMNVGAPAAGMNAAVRSTVRIGLIQGNRVLVVHDGFEGLAKGQIEEAGWSYVGGWTGQGGSKLGTKRTLPKKSFEQISANITKFNIQGLVIIGGFEAYTGGLELMEGRKHYDELCIPFVVIPATVSNNVPGSDFSVGTDTALNTICMTCDRIKQSAAGTKRRVFIIETMGGYCGYLATMAGLAAGADAAYIFEEPFTIRDLQVNVEHLVQKMKTTVKRGLVLRNEKCNENYTTDFIFNLYSEEGKGIFDSRKNVLGHMQQGGSPTPFDRNFATKMGAKAMNWMSGKIKESYRNGRIFANTPDSGCVLGMRKRALVFQAVTELKEQTDFEHRIPKEQWWLKLRPLLKILAKYEIDLDTSEHAHFEHISRKRSGEATA, encoded by the exons AGTGGATCATGACCCATGAAGATCACCATGCAGCCAAAACCCTGGGGGTTGGCAAAGCCATCGCCGTGTTAACCTCCGGTGGCGATGCCCAAG GTATGAATGCTGCTGTCAGGGCTGTGGTTCGAGTTGGCATCTATACTGGTGCCCGTGTCTTCTTTGTCCATGAG GGTTATCAAGGCCTGGTGGATGGTGGAGATAACATCAGGGAAGCCACCTGGGAGAGTGTTTCGATGATGCTTCAGCTG GGAGGCACGGTGATTGGAAGCGCCCGGTGCAAGGACTTTCGGGAACGAGAGGGCCGGCTCCGAGCTGCCCACAACCTGGTGAAGCGCGGGATCACCAACCTGTGCGTCATTGGGGGTGATGGCAGCCTCACCGGGGCCGACACCTTCCGCTCTGAGTGGAGTGACTTGTTGAGCGACCTCCAGAAATCAG GTAAGATCACAGTGGAGGAGGCTGCCAAGTCCAGGTTCCTGAACATTGTGGGTCTGGTTGGCTCAATTGACAACGACTTTTGCGGCACTGACATGACCATCGGCACTGACTCTGCCCTGCACCGGATCACAGAGATTGTAGATGCCATCACCACTACCGCTCAGAG CCACCAGAGGACGTTTGTGTTAGAAGTGATGGGCCGGCACTGTGG ATACCTGGCCCTTGTCACCTCTCTGTCCTGTGGGGCCgactgggtctttattcctgagTGTCCGCCAGATGATGGCTGGGAGGAGCACCTGTGTCGCCGGCTCAGCGAG ACAAGGAACCGTGGTTCTCGTCTCAACATCATCATTGTGGCTGAGGGTGCGATTGACAGGAACGGGAAACCAATCAGCTCAGAATACATCAAAAAT CTGGTGGTCAAGCGTCTGGGGTATGATACCCGGGTCACCGTCTTGGGGCATGTGCAGCGGGGTGGGACACCGTCGGCCTTTGACAGAATCCTG GGCAGCAGGATGGGTGTGGAAGCAGTGATGGCACTTTTGGAGGGGACCCCGGACACCCCAGCCTGTGTGGTGAGCCTCTCTGGTAACCAGGCTGTGCGCCTGCCCCTCATGGAGTGTGTCCAGGTG ACCAAAGACGTGACCAAGGCCATGGATGAGAGGAGATTTGATGAAGCCTTGAAGCTGAGAGGCCG GAGCTTCATGAACAACTGGGAGGTATACAAGCTTCTGGCTCATGTCAGAGCCCCAGTATCTAAG agtggctgttacACAGTGGCCGTGATGAACGTGGGGGCCCCGGCCGCAGGCATGAATGCCGCTGTCCGCTCCACCGTGAGAATCGGTCTCATCCAGGGCAACCGAGTGCTGGTTGTACACGACGGCTTCGAGGGCCTGGCCAAGGGTCAG ATCGAGGAGGCTGGCTGGAGCTATGTTGGGGGCTGGACTGGCCAAGGTGGTTCCAAACTTGGAACTAAAAG AACTCTACCCAAGAAGAGCTTCGAACAGATCAGTGCCAACATCACCAAGTTCAACATTCAGGGCCTTGTCATCATCGGGGGCTTTGAG GCTTACACGGGGGGCCTAGAGCTGATGGAGGGCAGGAAGCACTATGACGAGCTCTGCATCCCGTTTGTGGTCATCCCTGCCACGGTCTCCAACAACGTGCCCGGCTCGGACTTCAGTGTGGGGACCGACACGGCTCTCAACACCATCTGCATG ACCTGTGACCGCATCAAGCAGTCAGCGGCAGGCACCAAGCGCCGGGTGTTTATCATTGAAACTATGGGTGGCTATTGCGGCTACCTGGCCACCATGGCGGGCCTGGCAGCCGGGGCCGATGCTGCCTATATCTTTGAGGAGCCCTTCACCATTCGAGACCTGCAG GTGAATGTGGAACATCTGGTACAAAAGATGAAAACAACTGTGAAGAGGGGACTGGTGTTAAG GAATGAGAAGTGCAATGAGAACTATACCACTGACTTCATCTTCAACTTGTACTCTGAGGAGGGCAAGGGCATCTTCGACAGCAGGAAGAATGTGCTTGGCCACATGCAGCAG GGTGGGAGCCCAACTCCATTTGACAGGAATTTTGCCACTAAGATGGGTGCAAAGGCTATGAACTGGATGTCTGGGAAAATCAAAGAGAGTTACCGTAATG GGCGGATCTTTGCCAATACCCCAGACTCAGGCTGTGTTCTGGGGATGCGTAAGAGGGCCCTGGTCTTTCAAGCCGTGACTGAGCTGAAGGAACAGACGGATTTTGA GCACCGCATCCCCAAGGAACAGTGGTGGCTGAAGCTGAGGCCCCTCCTCAAAATCCTAGCCAAGTATGAGATTGACTTGGATACCTCAGAGCACGCCCACTTTGAGCACATCAGTCGGAAGCGGTCCGGAGAAGCTACCGCCTAA
- the PFKM gene encoding ATP-dependent 6-phosphofructokinase, muscle type isoform X1, producing the protein MHKEELHLKFFMCVIQSRLLVRTPQRTEWIMTHEDHHAAKTLGVGKAIAVLTSGGDAQGMNAAVRAVVRVGIYTGARVFFVHEGYQGLVDGGDNIREATWESVSMMLQLGGTVIGSARCKDFREREGRLRAAHNLVKRGITNLCVIGGDGSLTGADTFRSEWSDLLSDLQKSGKITVEEAAKSRFLNIVGLVGSIDNDFCGTDMTIGTDSALHRITEIVDAITTTAQSHQRTFVLEVMGRHCGYLALVTSLSCGADWVFIPECPPDDGWEEHLCRRLSETRNRGSRLNIIIVAEGAIDRNGKPISSEYIKNLVVKRLGYDTRVTVLGHVQRGGTPSAFDRILGSRMGVEAVMALLEGTPDTPACVVSLSGNQAVRLPLMECVQVTKDVTKAMDERRFDEALKLRGRSFMNNWEVYKLLAHVRAPVSKSGCYTVAVMNVGAPAAGMNAAVRSTVRIGLIQGNRVLVVHDGFEGLAKGQIEEAGWSYVGGWTGQGGSKLGTKRTLPKKSFEQISANITKFNIQGLVIIGGFEAYTGGLELMEGRKHYDELCIPFVVIPATVSNNVPGSDFSVGTDTALNTICMTCDRIKQSAAGTKRRVFIIETMGGYCGYLATMAGLAAGADAAYIFEEPFTIRDLQVNVEHLVQKMKTTVKRGLVLRNEKCNENYTTDFIFNLYSEEGKGIFDSRKNVLGHMQQGGSPTPFDRNFATKMGAKAMNWMSGKIKESYRNGRIFANTPDSGCVLGMRKRALVFQAVTELKEQTDFEHRIPKEQWWLKLRPLLKILAKYEIDLDTSEHAHFEHISRKRSGEATA; encoded by the exons AGTGGATCATGACCCATGAAGATCACCATGCAGCCAAAACCCTGGGGGTTGGCAAAGCCATCGCCGTGTTAACCTCCGGTGGCGATGCCCAAG GTATGAATGCTGCTGTCAGGGCTGTGGTTCGAGTTGGCATCTATACTGGTGCCCGTGTCTTCTTTGTCCATGAG GGTTATCAAGGCCTGGTGGATGGTGGAGATAACATCAGGGAAGCCACCTGGGAGAGTGTTTCGATGATGCTTCAGCTG GGAGGCACGGTGATTGGAAGCGCCCGGTGCAAGGACTTTCGGGAACGAGAGGGCCGGCTCCGAGCTGCCCACAACCTGGTGAAGCGCGGGATCACCAACCTGTGCGTCATTGGGGGTGATGGCAGCCTCACCGGGGCCGACACCTTCCGCTCTGAGTGGAGTGACTTGTTGAGCGACCTCCAGAAATCAG GTAAGATCACAGTGGAGGAGGCTGCCAAGTCCAGGTTCCTGAACATTGTGGGTCTGGTTGGCTCAATTGACAACGACTTTTGCGGCACTGACATGACCATCGGCACTGACTCTGCCCTGCACCGGATCACAGAGATTGTAGATGCCATCACCACTACCGCTCAGAG CCACCAGAGGACGTTTGTGTTAGAAGTGATGGGCCGGCACTGTGG ATACCTGGCCCTTGTCACCTCTCTGTCCTGTGGGGCCgactgggtctttattcctgagTGTCCGCCAGATGATGGCTGGGAGGAGCACCTGTGTCGCCGGCTCAGCGAG ACAAGGAACCGTGGTTCTCGTCTCAACATCATCATTGTGGCTGAGGGTGCGATTGACAGGAACGGGAAACCAATCAGCTCAGAATACATCAAAAAT CTGGTGGTCAAGCGTCTGGGGTATGATACCCGGGTCACCGTCTTGGGGCATGTGCAGCGGGGTGGGACACCGTCGGCCTTTGACAGAATCCTG GGCAGCAGGATGGGTGTGGAAGCAGTGATGGCACTTTTGGAGGGGACCCCGGACACCCCAGCCTGTGTGGTGAGCCTCTCTGGTAACCAGGCTGTGCGCCTGCCCCTCATGGAGTGTGTCCAGGTG ACCAAAGACGTGACCAAGGCCATGGATGAGAGGAGATTTGATGAAGCCTTGAAGCTGAGAGGCCG GAGCTTCATGAACAACTGGGAGGTATACAAGCTTCTGGCTCATGTCAGAGCCCCAGTATCTAAG agtggctgttacACAGTGGCCGTGATGAACGTGGGGGCCCCGGCCGCAGGCATGAATGCCGCTGTCCGCTCCACCGTGAGAATCGGTCTCATCCAGGGCAACCGAGTGCTGGTTGTACACGACGGCTTCGAGGGCCTGGCCAAGGGTCAG ATCGAGGAGGCTGGCTGGAGCTATGTTGGGGGCTGGACTGGCCAAGGTGGTTCCAAACTTGGAACTAAAAG AACTCTACCCAAGAAGAGCTTCGAACAGATCAGTGCCAACATCACCAAGTTCAACATTCAGGGCCTTGTCATCATCGGGGGCTTTGAG GCTTACACGGGGGGCCTAGAGCTGATGGAGGGCAGGAAGCACTATGACGAGCTCTGCATCCCGTTTGTGGTCATCCCTGCCACGGTCTCCAACAACGTGCCCGGCTCGGACTTCAGTGTGGGGACCGACACGGCTCTCAACACCATCTGCATG ACCTGTGACCGCATCAAGCAGTCAGCGGCAGGCACCAAGCGCCGGGTGTTTATCATTGAAACTATGGGTGGCTATTGCGGCTACCTGGCCACCATGGCGGGCCTGGCAGCCGGGGCCGATGCTGCCTATATCTTTGAGGAGCCCTTCACCATTCGAGACCTGCAG GTGAATGTGGAACATCTGGTACAAAAGATGAAAACAACTGTGAAGAGGGGACTGGTGTTAAG GAATGAGAAGTGCAATGAGAACTATACCACTGACTTCATCTTCAACTTGTACTCTGAGGAGGGCAAGGGCATCTTCGACAGCAGGAAGAATGTGCTTGGCCACATGCAGCAG GGTGGGAGCCCAACTCCATTTGACAGGAATTTTGCCACTAAGATGGGTGCAAAGGCTATGAACTGGATGTCTGGGAAAATCAAAGAGAGTTACCGTAATG GGCGGATCTTTGCCAATACCCCAGACTCAGGCTGTGTTCTGGGGATGCGTAAGAGGGCCCTGGTCTTTCAAGCCGTGACTGAGCTGAAGGAACAGACGGATTTTGA GCACCGCATCCCCAAGGAACAGTGGTGGCTGAAGCTGAGGCCCCTCCTCAAAATCCTAGCCAAGTATGAGATTGACTTGGATACCTCAGAGCACGCCCACTTTGAGCACATCAGTCGGAAGCGGTCCGGAGAAGCTACCGCCTAA